One part of the Girardinichthys multiradiatus isolate DD_20200921_A chromosome 10, DD_fGirMul_XY1, whole genome shotgun sequence genome encodes these proteins:
- the sost gene encoding sclerostin, translated as MQVSVALIVSSSALLLLRLQGCCAAAKGWKEIRNGATEISPNRRENARPPYEAILQTSNNNNNNNNNNNTLNNRAKNGGRTSTSSSTSYSVSEMSCRELRSTRYITDGSCRSAKPIRELLCSGQCLPAHLMPNSIVRGKWWRNSAADYRCIPAHSRTRRVQLQCPNGNARTYKIRMVTSCKCKRFRPHHNQSVAKEVPKRQPNRKHNRLSQDRSSNSMPLLDNAY; from the exons ATGCAGGTGTCTGTGGCCCTCATCGTCTCCAGTTCGGCGCTCCTGCTGCTCCGGCTGCAGGGATGCTGCGCGGCCGCCAAGGGCTGGAAGGAAATAAGGAACGGTGCAACCGAGATTTCACCGAACCGGAGGGAAAATGCACGGCCACCTTATGAGGCGATCCTGCAGACctcaaacaacaacaacaataacaataataacaacaacaCTCTGAATAACAGGGCGAAAAACGGAGGAAGAACTTCAACTTCAAGTTCAACTTCTTACA GTGTCTCCGAGATGAGCTGCAGGGAGCTGCGTTCCACTCGCTACATCACCGATGGATCCTGCCGCAGTGCTAAACCCATCCGGGAGCTGCTCTGCTCAGGCCAGTGCCTCCCCGCACACCTCATGCCCAACTCCATCGTCCGTGGGAAGTGGTGGAGGAACAGCGCTGCAGACTACCGTTGCATCCCGGCGCACTCGAGGACACGAAGGGTCCAGCTGCAGTGCCCAAATGGCAACGCTCGGACTTATAAAATACGCATGGTCACCTCCTGCAAGTGCAAGCGGTTCAGGCCCCACCACAACCAGTCGGTTGCCAAGGAGGTGCCAAAGAGGCAGCCCAACAGGAAGCACAATCGCTTGTCACAGGATCGGAGCAGCAACAGCATGCCACTGCTGGACAACGCATACTAA